Proteins encoded in a region of the Vicia villosa cultivar HV-30 ecotype Madison, WI linkage group LG5, Vvil1.0, whole genome shotgun sequence genome:
- the LOC131604783 gene encoding uncharacterized protein LOC131604783, which produces MKILSWNCRGLSNPRAIPNLRALAHRHHPDIIFLLETLANSQKLKRVRVSLKFEACLSVDVVGRSGGIVVLWNNSKKCSIQNFNKNYINIHVQDAERGDWRLTCYYGFPERNRRRQAWNMIRELHSMSNLPWCIIGDFNDLLSQNDKKGLNIHPHWLCSGFQEVVTECDLTDIQLEGYPFTWTKSRGAANMIKEKLDRALVDSVWLQSFPSATLTNLVASHSDHSPIFLCCDPAKSRDKRRSFKFENWWLKEEGVEEVVHESWNGVLQQPVVGKIASCATHLDCWNMLRIRQNNEEKDRLRATLELFRGSSEPVAVDQYMAAHNDFNRVLIREDTYWKQQAKTHWLRNGDLNTKFFHRSASIRRSFQQIKVLTEDGGDEIRDQEGICGIAKRYFDSLFEARAGSYEMMLNLIQPVISDNDNEILTAPILKEELYQALIQMHPDKSPGPDGFNPAFY; this is translated from the coding sequence ATGAAGATTCTAAGTTGGAATTGCCGGGGCTTGAGCAACCCGAGAGCGATTCCTAATTTGCGGGCTCTGGCTCATCGACACCATCCtgacattatttttcttttagaaaCTCTAGCTAATTCTCAGAAACTGAAACGTGTTCGTGTATCTCTTAAATTTGAAGCATGCTTATCGGTAGATGTAGTCGGTAGAAGTGGTGGCATTGTTGTTCTATGGAATAACAGTAAGAAGTGCAGTATTCAGAACTTTAACAAAAACTATATTAACATTCATGTGCAAGATGCTGAGAGAGGTGACTGGAGGCTCACGTGTTATTACGGTTTTCCGGAACGGAACAGACGAAGGCAAGCTTGGAATATGATTCGCGAGTTACATAGTATGTCGAATTTACCGTGGTGCATTATTGGAGATTTTAATGATCTGCTGTCTCAGAATGATAAAAAAGGTTTAAATATTCATCCGCACTGGTTATGTTCTGGCTTTCAAGAAGTTGTTACTGAGTGTGATCTCACTGATATCCAGTTGGAGGGCTATCCTTTCACTTGGACTAAGAGTCGAGGAGCGGCGAATATGATTAAGGAAAAGTTGGATAGAGCTCTTGTTGATTCGGTTTGGCTACAGTCTTTTCCTTCTGCTACATTAACTAACCTTGTGGCATCCCATTCGGATCATAGCCCTATTTTTCTTTGTTGTGATCCGGCGAAAAGTCGGGATAAGAGGAGAagcttcaaatttgaaaattggtGGCTTAAAGAAGAGGGGGTGGAAGAAGTGGTTCATGAGAGCTGGAATGGGGTTCTTCAACAGCCTGTTGTTGGTAAAATAGCAAGTTGTGCTACTCATCTTGATTGTTGGAATATGTTACGCATACGGCAGAATAATGAGGAAAAAGACCGACTCCGTGCAACATTGGAATTATTCCGAGGGAGTAGTGAGCCGGTTGCTGTAGACCAATACATGGCAGCGCACAATGATTTTAATAGAGTGCTTATTCGGGAAGATACTTATTGGAAACAACAGGCAAAGACTCATTGGCTTCGTAATGGTGATCTCAACACTAAATTTTTCCATAGGTCCGCGTCTATTCGGCGTAGCTTTCAGCAAATAAAAGTGCTCACAGAAGATGGGGGTGATGAAATCCGTGATCAAGAAGGTATATGTGGAATTGCGAAAAGATATTTTGATTCTTTGTTTGAAGCGAGGGCAGGAAGTTATGAGATGATGTTGAATTTGATTCAACCGGTTATCTCTGATAATGACAATGAGATACTCACAGCCCCCATTTTAAAAGAAGAACTATATCAAGCGCTGATTCAGATGCATCCTGATAAGTCCCCTGGCCCGGATGGTTTTAATCCGGCGTTCTATTAG